Proteins from a genomic interval of Stenotrophomonas sp. WZN-1:
- a CDS encoding DUF6691 family protein, whose product MIRLAAFLCGALFGLGLVVSDMANPARVLAFLDVSDAWDPSLALVMLGALIPSGAAYLWIRARGTPLLAASLHIPTLRIIDRRLVIGAAIFGLGWGLAGVCPGPAIALLGTGQPFAIIFATAMIAGVLLHGLIHRPTTTTGQP is encoded by the coding sequence ATGATCCGTCTTGCCGCGTTCCTGTGCGGCGCACTCTTCGGATTGGGCCTGGTCGTATCCGATATGGCCAACCCAGCCCGCGTGCTTGCTTTCCTGGATGTGAGCGACGCCTGGGACCCCTCCCTGGCCCTGGTCATGCTGGGCGCACTGATTCCTTCCGGCGCAGCCTACCTGTGGATACGCGCCCGAGGAACACCACTGCTTGCCGCATCGCTGCACATTCCCACCCTTCGCATCATCGATCGGCGCCTGGTCATTGGTGCGGCGATATTCGGCCTGGGTTGGGGACTGGCTGGCGTGTGCCCCGGCCCAGCCATTGCGTTGCTGGGAACCGGCCAGCCCTTCGCGATCATCTTCGCCACGGCAATGATCGCTGGTGTGCTCCTGCATGGCCTCATTCATCGCCCCACTACAACTACGGGACAACCATGA
- a CDS encoding TIGR01244 family sulfur transferase: MNLKPLSASLKVSGQLLPGNIEALKEQGIASVICNRPDDEQPEQPSHHALQAACHQAGMQFAYLPVVPGVITDDQVKTFAKLIDALPRPVAAYCRTGTRAAMLWALSEVVHNGAAFADVLSVASDAGYDLSSIATRLQQGPASGG; encoded by the coding sequence ATGAACCTCAAGCCACTATCTGCCAGCCTCAAGGTGTCCGGCCAGCTCCTGCCAGGGAATATTGAAGCCCTGAAGGAGCAGGGCATTGCGAGCGTGATCTGCAACCGGCCCGACGACGAACAGCCGGAGCAGCCCAGTCACCATGCGCTGCAGGCTGCCTGCCACCAGGCGGGCATGCAGTTTGCCTATCTCCCGGTGGTGCCTGGCGTCATTACCGATGATCAGGTGAAGACCTTTGCCAAGTTGATCGACGCGCTGCCGCGCCCTGTTGCCGCCTACTGCAGAACCGGCACCCGTGCTGCGATGCTTTGGGCGCTGTCGGAAGTCGTTCACAATGGAGCGGCGTTTGCCGACGTCCTGTCTGTTGCTTCGGACGCAGGCTATGACCTTTCCTCCATCGCAACACGGCTGCAGCAAGGACCGGCGTCCGGCGGCTGA